In Amphiura filiformis unplaced genomic scaffold, Afil_fr2py scaffold_137, whole genome shotgun sequence, a single window of DNA contains:
- the LOC140145106 gene encoding uncharacterized protein, with product MADSKLLNIEGTVTNADLVQCGICHVAIDKPKALPCLHTFCLKCLTSWAQSSAKKNPDKYKDAVSCPTCREDFPLPKGGVKELRTNFFVSKLKERNEIMKQLYEKDAKIPCTSCDNSDNQAVGRCVECNDFLCEKCAESHKSLRVLKHHHVLTLEELRTGKLTMHNLPEQEMCPKHKGEVLRFYCETCDEPMCRDSIDIATAEDELLLKELEASEMKANDLYKKTAKKAELEFEQKMKSLVAKRRKEIGAHRDSLQFQKARLYTAMEMTQQITQNGSEHDVATMYSSLSKTMDRMSTLNPKAVRKSMGKVDFIPSKDLDNATWSLGSLNTYEQWTLGKTLASGQFTYGRYVVFDANDEIAVATYQSGKYVCVFNENSTPKRQISLQTLNVGGRDPRGYSRPWGLAIAQNGDYFITDENPYVKIFNAQGNFKQRFGAQNPNGTWSYNENSSLYGIAIDTKDRVYVGSSSQYISIHNQDGTRVSGFKLNNLCPYVIAITSDDHVIVSDHATRQLAVHVYDTKGTQLHTFATPPGGNFSPTGLCIVQDEVFVSNRQGPPAVYRYSLTGDYIGIMTTDVTSPYGIALKDDGEQLLVCDNNSIKVFELK from the exons ATGGCCGATTCAAAGCTACTAAACATCGAAGGAACTGTTACTAACGCTGATCTCGTTCAGTGCGGTATTTGCCATGTCGCTATCGACAAACCTAAGGCACTACCATGTCTTCATACATTTTGCTTGAAATGTCTCACAAGTTGGGCTCAAAGCTCGGCaaagaaaaatccggataagtacAAGGACGCGGTATCGTGCCCCACCTGTCGCGAAGACTTTCCGTTGCCAAAAGGTGGGGTCAAGGAACTCCGGACTAACTTTTTCGTCAGCAAATTGAAGGAGCGAAATGAAATTATGAAGCAACTGTATGAGAAAGATGCCAAGATTCCATGTACCTCGTGCGATAATTCTGATAATCAGGCTGTTGGTCGATGTGTAGAATGCAATGATTTCTTGTGTGAGAAATGTGCGGAGAGTCACAAATCGTTGCGAGTATTGAAACATCACCACGTGCTTACTCTGGAAGAGCTTCGCACTGGAAAATTGACCATGCACAATCTACCTGAGCAAGAGATGTGTCCCAAGCACAAGGGTGAAGTTTTGCGGTTCTACTGCGAGACATGCGACGAGCCAATGTGCCGAGATT CTATTGATATTGCCACGGCAGAAGATGAGTTACTGCTGAAAGAATTGGAAGCCAGTGAGATGAAAGCCAACGATCTCTACAAGAAAACAGCTAAGAAGGCAGAATTGGAATTCGAACAGAAAATGAAAAGTTTAGTAGCAAAAAGAAGAAAGGAGATAGGAGCGCACAGAGATAGTCTGCAATTTCAGAAAGCACGTCTTTATACTGCAATGGAGATGACACAACAGATTACTCAGAACGGTTCTGAGCACGATGTGGCCACTATGTATTCATCGCTCTCTAAAACCATGGATCGAATGTCTACGTTGAATCCAAAAGCTGTTAGAAAGTCAATGGGTAAAGTTGACTTCATACCAAGCAAGGATCTTGATAACGCCACGTGGTCTCTCGGTTCACTCAATACATACGAACAATGGACTCTAGGAAAGACTCTTGCATCGGGACAGTTCACTTATGGAAGATACGTCGTTTTCGATGCAAATGATGAAATCGCTGTGGCTACATACCAAAGTGGCAAATACGTTTGCGTTTTTAATGAAAATAGCACACCTAAACGGCAAATAAgcctacaaacattaaatgtAGGTGGTCGTGATCCACGAGGCTATTCGCGTCCATGGGGCCTGGCAATCGCGCAAAATGGCGACTATTTCATTACGGACGAAAATCCTTATGTTAAGATTTTCAATGCGCAGGGAAATTTCAAGCAAAGGTTCGGTGCTCAAAATCCTAACGGCACCTGGTCATACAATGAGAATTCCTCATTGTACGGTATAGCCATTGACACCAAGGATCGCGTGTATGTCGGAAGTTCTAGCCAGTACATTAGTATCCATAACCAAGACGGTACTCGCGTATCTGGCTTCAAACTCAATAATCTGTGTCCATACGTCATTGCAATAACATCAGATGATCACGTCATTGTCAGCGATCACGCTACCCGTCAACTGGCCGTTCACGTGTACGATACCAAAGGCACTCAACTTCACACTTTCGCCACTCCACCAGGAGGTAACTTCTCCCCTACAGGATTATGCATTGTCCAAGATGAAGTTTTCGTCTCCAACAGGCAAGGACCCCCAGCAGTCTACCGTTATTCTCTCACGGGAGACTATATTGGAATCATGACTACAGACGTCACATCTCCCTACGGAATAGCACTCAAAGATGATGGAGAACAGCTTCTTGTCTGCGACAACAATTCCATCAAAGTATTTGAACTGAAATAG